CCGCTCGCGGGCTATTCCGCGGCCGCCGTCGAGCGAAACTGCGTCACGGGCGTCGTCGCCTGGGGCGTCGCGGCCAACGACGTGGCGCCGCTGACCGGGCCGCTGTCGACGCCCGCCGCCCTCGTTCGCGTCGCGCTGTCGGTGCTGTACGCCGGGGGAACGCTCCTGCTCGATCGGGCCTTCGATCCCGGCGACGCCGTGACCGCTATCGTCGAGGAGGACGCGACGCTGCTTGCCGGCCGCGAAACGGCGCTCCGCGACATCGCCGCCGAATCCGGCTTCGCGGACGCCACGAACTCGCTCCAGCGGGTCGTCTGCGAGGGCCCGATCCCCGAGGACGTGACCGCGGCCTACCGCGACCGGGAGCTGCCGGTCGCCCAGGTCTACGGCCGCCTCGAGTGTCCGACCGCGCTGAGCCAGGGATTCGAGGGGCGGTCGTCCGCATCCACGTCCGAGACCGATGGCACCGCTGTCGGTCGGCCGGTCCCCGATTGCCAGGCCCGCCTGGTCGACGACGAGGGGACGGTGCTGGATGGCCAGGCGACCGGCCGGCTCCAGCTCTCGGGGCCGATGGTCGCCGACGGGTACGTGACCGCCGCGGGGACCGACGACGAGAACTGGTACGCGTCCGCGGAGCTGCAAAGCGAGGACTACGACGAGGCCGACGATCGCGGCGAGTTCGCGGATGGCTGGTTCGATACCGGCGACCGAGCCCGCCGCGACGCGGACGGCCGGTACTATCTCGAGTGAGCCGTCGCGGAGTGGCCGTGACCGTGCCGTCCCTGTGCCCGTTCCTATTCCCGTTTTGGCCCGTGATCGAATTCCGTTCGCTCGACGGCCACGGAAATCCCGACCTGGTCGTCAACGGTTGCGGCAACGCCGGCGCGGGACGGAAAGTCTATGCGTCTCGAGTGGCCACTAGCGTTCCGTGAGTCAGCTCCGAATCGCCGTCCTGAACGCGGCCCATCGGGACGAGAACACGACGCGAAACTTCCGGCGCGAACTCGACGCCTCGCTGGCGGAGTTCGACGCGGCCGACGGGGAGGTCCCCGACGACTTCGACTACGACGGGGCCGTCGTCACCGGCTCCCGGGCGTCGGTCTATTGGGACGAAGAGTGGATGCAGCCGGTCAAGAAGTGGGTTGGTCAGGCGATCGATCACGGAATCCCTTGCCTCGGCGTCTGTTGGGGCCACCAGCTGCTGGCCGACGTCCTCGACGGCACCGTCGCGGATATGGGCGTCTACGAGGTCGGCTACAGCGAGATCGAGCACACCGGCGAGTCGCGGCTATTCGACGGGGTCAATGAGACGTTCACCGCCTTCACCAGCCACTCCGACGAGGTCGCCGAACTCCCGCCTGGTGCCGAGCCCATCGCCGAGAACGAGTACTCGAACCACGGCTTCCGGAAGGATCGGGTCTTCGGCGTCCAGTTCCACCCCGAGTACGACATGCAGACCGCTCGCGAGCTCGTCCACCGCAAGGAACTCTCCGACGAGCGCCTCGAATCGGTCCTCGCCGAGATCACCGCGGAAAACTACCAGCGGGCCTGCCAGGCCAAACTCGTCTTCGACAACTTCGTCGAGTTCGTCCGCGAGGTAACGGCGAGTGAGGTCGCCACCGACACGGAAGGAAACGCGACGGCTCGAGTCGGGCAGTCCGACTGA
This window of the Natrinema salifodinae genome carries:
- a CDS encoding class I adenylate-forming enzyme family protein, whose protein sequence is MTLSLARRADRFPDRTAVVDISEERLYAPAETIHDDRVTYGELSTIATRTAERLATLDIGPGDTVCLVSRNRVASLALFFACRRLGATFAPISHLLTPASVERPFDVLEPDLVVSEAAQRDLVRSIPFDRSVTLDELTEADRESVDFDDRRSEGGAGENPLLVLHGETGRPLAGYSAAAVERNCVTGVVAWGVAANDVAPLTGPLSTPAALVRVALSVLYAGGTLLLDRAFDPGDAVTAIVEEDATLLAGRETALRDIAAESGFADATNSLQRVVCEGPIPEDVTAAYRDRELPVAQVYGRLECPTALSQGFEGRSSASTSETDGTAVGRPVPDCQARLVDDEGTVLDGQATGRLQLSGPMVADGYVTAAGTDDENWYASAELQSEDYDEADDRGEFADGWFDTGDRARRDADGRYYLE
- a CDS encoding type 1 glutamine amidotransferase; this translates as MSQLRIAVLNAAHRDENTTRNFRRELDASLAEFDAADGEVPDDFDYDGAVVTGSRASVYWDEEWMQPVKKWVGQAIDHGIPCLGVCWGHQLLADVLDGTVADMGVYEVGYSEIEHTGESRLFDGVNETFTAFTSHSDEVAELPPGAEPIAENEYSNHGFRKDRVFGVQFHPEYDMQTARELVHRKELSDERLESVLAEITAENYQRACQAKLVFDNFVEFVREVTASEVATDTEGNATARVGQSD